The Burkholderia cepacia genomic interval GTGCCGCTGATCCCGGTCGGCGGGATCGCGCCCGACAACATGCAGCCGTTCCTCGCGGCCGGCGCGAACGGCTTCGGGCTCGGGTCGGCGCTGTACCGGCCCGGCCAGCCGGCCGACGAGACCGCTGCGAACGCGCATGCGTTCCAGGCCGGCCTGCGCGCGGCGCGCGGCGGAGCCGCATGATGGGCCGCCTCGCGGGCAAGGTCGCGATGGTGACGGGCGCGGGCCGTGGCATCGGCGCCGCGATCGCCCGCGCGTTCGTTCGCGAGGGCGCGGCCGTCGCGCTCGTCGACGTCGATCTTCCGCAGGCTTGCGCGACCGCGGACGCGATCGCGCGCGAGATCGACGGTGCGCGCGTGCTGCCGCTCTACGCGGACGTCACGCGCCAGGACTCGGTGCGCGACGCGCTCGCGCAGGCCGAAGCGTCGCTCGGGCCGCTCGACGTGCTCGTGAACAACGCGGGCATCAACGTGTTCGCCGATCCGCTGACGATGACCGACGACGACTGGCGCCGCTGCTTCGCGGTCGACCTCGACGGCGTGTGGCACGGTTGCCGCGCGGCGCTGGAAGGGATGGTCGAACGCGGCCGCGGCAGCATCGTGAACATCGCGTCGACGCATGCATTCAGGATCATCCCGGGCTGCTTTCCGTACCCGGTCGCGAAGCACGGCGTGCTGGGACTCACGCGCGCGCTCGGCATCGAATACGCGGCGCGCAACGTGCGCGTGAACGCGATCGCGCCGGGCTACATCGAGACGCAGCTCACGCGCGACTGGTGGGATGCGCAGCCCGATCCGGCCGCCGCGCGCGCCGACACGCTCGCGCTGCAGCCGATGAAGCGGATCGGCCGGCCCGAGGAGGTCGCGATGACGGCCGTGTTCCTGGCGTCCGACGAGGCGCCGTTCATCAATGCCGCGTGCATCACCGTCGATGGCGGGCGCGCGGCGCTGTATCACGACTGACGCAACGATTCGAAAGACCGCACGTGCGACGGCCGCGCGCACGCTGCGTCGAAACCAACAAGCGGCTGCATCCTGTTCGATGAAGACAAGGAGACACTGGAGATGAAACGCAGAACGTTCGTAACGCTGGCCGCCGCGGCCGCGGTGGTGATGGGCAGCCCGGTCGCGCACGCGGCCGACCCGGTCAAGATCGGCTTCCTGGTGAAGCAGCCGGAAGAGCCGTGGTTCCAGGACGAATGGAAATTCGCCGAGATCGCCGCAAAGCAGAAGGGCTTCACGCTCGTGAAGATCGGCGCGCCGTCCGGTGAAAAGGTGATGAGCGCGATCGACAACCTGTCCGCGCAGAAGGCGCAGGGCTTCATCATCTGCACGCCCGACGTGAAGCTCGGGCCGGGCATCGTCGCGAAGGCGAAGTCGCACAACCTGAAGATGATGACGGTCGACGACCGCCTCGTCGACGGCGCGGGCAAGCCGATCGAGTCGGTGCCGCACATGGGGATCTCCGCGTACAACATCGGCAAGCAGGTCGGCGACGGCATCGCGGCCGAGATCAAGAAGCGCGGCTGGGACATGAAGGATGTCGGCGCGATCGACATCACTTACGAACAGCTGCCGACCGCGCACGACCGCACGAGCGGCGCGACCGACGCGCTGGTGGCCGCCGGCTTTCCGAAGGCGAACGTGATCGCGGCGCCGCAGGCGAAGACCGACACGGAGAACGCGTTCAACGCGGCGAACATCGCGCTCACGAAGAACCCGCAGTTCAAGCACTGGGTGGCGTACGGCCTGAACGACGAGGCCGTGCTCGGCGCGGTGCGCGCGGCCGAGGGGCGCGGCTTCAAGGCCGACAACATGATCGGCATCGGCATCGGCGGCTCCGATTCGGCGCTGAACGAGTTCAAGAAGCCGCAGCCGACGGGTTTCTACGGCACCGTGATCATCAGCCCGAAGCGCCACGGCGAGGAAACCTCGGACCTGATGTACACGTGGATCACGCAGGGCAAGGCACCGCCGGCGCTGACGCTGACGACGGGCATGCTCGCGACGCGCGACAACGTGTGTCGAAGGTGCGCGACGAGATGGGGCTCGCGTCGAAGTAAGCGGCCCGCCGGCTGCCGCGGCGATGCGGCGGCCGGCGGTCGATCGATTCTCCGGAAGTGGAGAGGCGACGTGTCAGCGGCACTGCGTTTTGACAATATCGGCAAGGTATTTCCCGGCGTGCGCGCACTCGACGGCATCTCGTTCGACGTGCATGCGGGCGAGGTGCATGGCCTGATGGGCGAGAACGGCGCGGGCAAGTCGACGCTGCTGAAGATTCTCGGCGGCGAATACCAGCCCGATGCGGGCAGCGTGCTGGTCGACGGCCAGCACGTGCAGTTCGCGAATGCGGCCGCGTCGATCGCGGCCGGCATCGCGGTGATTCACCAGGAGCTGCAGTACGTGCCCGACCTGACGGTCGCGGAGAACCTGCTGCTCGGCCGCCTGCCGAATGCGTTCGGCTGGGTGAGGAAGCGCGAGGCGAAGCGCTACGTGCGCGAGCGGCTCGCGGCGATGGGTGTCGACCTCGATCCCGACGCGAAGCTCGGGCGGCTGTCGATCGCGCAGCGGCAGATGGTCGAGATCTGCAAGGCGCTGATGCGCAACGCGCGCGTGATCGCGCTCGACGAACCGACGAGCTCGCTGTCGCACCGCGAGACCGAAGTGCTGTTCAAGCTCGTCGACGACCTGCGCGCGCAGGGCCGCGCGCTGATCTACATCTCGCACCGGATGGACGAGATCTACCGGCTCTGCAATGCGTGCACGATCTTCCGCGACGGGCGCAAGATCGCGTCGCACGAATCGCTCGCCGACGTGCCGCGCGAACGGCTCGTCGCCGAGATGGTCGGGCGGGAGATTTCGGACATCTACCATTACGCGCCGCGCACGCTCGGCGACCTGCGGTTCTCCGCCGAAGGCATCGACGGCCATGCGTTGCGCGAACCCGCGAGCTTCTCGGTGCGCGCGGGCGAGATCGTCGGCTTCTTCGGGCTGGTCGGCGCGGGCCGCAGCGAGCTGATGCGGCTCGTGTACGGCGCGGATCACCGGCGCGCGGGCGTGCTGACGCTCGACGGCGCGCGCATCGACGTGAAGCGCACCGGCGACGCGATCCGCCACGGCATCGTGCTGTGCCCCGAGGACCGCAAGGAAGAAGGGATCATCGCGATCGCGTCGGTCGCGGAGAACATCAACATCAGCTGCCGGCGCCATTCGCTGCGCGCGAGGCTGTTCATCAACCGCAAGGCCGAAAGCGAAACCGCCGACCGCTTCATCCAGCGGCTCAAGATCAAGACGCCGAACCGGCGCCAGAAGATCCGCTTCCTGTCGGGCGGCAACCAGCAGAAGGCGATCCTGTCGCGCTGGCTCGCGGAGCCCGACCTGAAGGTCGTGATTCTCGACGAGCCGACGCGCGGGATCGACGTCGGCGCGAAGCACGAGATCTACGACGTGATCTACCGGCTCGCGGAGCGCGGCTGCGCGATCGTGATGGTGTCGTCGGAGCTGCCGGAAGTGCTCGGCGTGTCCGACCGCATCGTCGTGATGCGCGAAGGCCGGATCGCGGGCGAGCTGCCGCGCGAACAGGCGAACGAGCACGCGGTGCTGAGCCTTGCGCTGCCGCAGACGAGCGCCGTCGAGGCGGCCTGACGCGGGACACGACAATCGAATCGGACATGCGCGGCACGGGCCGCGCGATGCAGGAGCAGGAGACACAATCATGCAAGTCAACGAAAACCTCGGCAGCGCCGCCGTGAAGCCCGCGGCCGACGCGCTGGTGCCGCAGCAGAGCGACCGCCAGAAGTGGTGGCAGCACCTGACCGAATACAGCCTGATCGCGATCTTCGCGGTGATGTTCATCACGATGTCGCTGACGGTCGACCACTTCTTCTCGATCGACAACATGCTCGGCCTCGCGCTGTCGATCTCGCAGATCGGCATGGTCGCGTGCACGATGATGTTCTGTCTCGCGTCGCGCGACTTCGACCTGTCGATCGGCTCGACCGTCGCGTTCTCGGGCGTGCTGTGCGCGATGGTGCTGAACGCGACCGACAACACGTTCGTCGCGATCGTCGCCGCGGTCGCGGCCGGCGCCGCGATCGGCTTCGTGAACGGCGCGGTGATCGCGTACCTGCGCATCAACGCGCTGATCACGACGCTCGCGACGATGGAGATCGTGCGCGGGCTCGGTTTCATCGTGTCGAAGGGGCAGGCGGTCGGCGTGTCGTCGGATACGTTCATCGCGCTCGGCGGACTCACGCTCTTCGGCGTGTCGCTGCCGATCTGGGTCACGCTGCTGTGCTTCATCGCGTTCGGCGTGCTGCTGAACCAGACGGTGTATGGCCGCAACACGCTCGCGATCGGCGGCAACCCCGAGGCGTCGCGTCTCGCGGGGATCAACGTCGAACGCACGCGCGTGTACATCTTCCTGATCCAGGGCGCGGTGACGGCGCTCGCGGGCGTGATCCTCGCGTCGCGCATCACGTCGGGCCAGCCGAACGCCGCGCAGGGCTTCGAGCTGAACGTGATCTCCGCGTGCGTGCTCGGCGGCGTGTCGCTGATGGGCGGCCGCGCGACGATCTCCGGCGTCGTGATCGGCGTGCTGATCATGGGCACGGTCGAGAACGTGATGAACCTGCTGAACATCGACGCGTTCTACCAGTACCTCGTGCGCGGCGCGATCCTGCTCGCGGCGGTGCTGCTCGACCAGCTGAAGAACCGCGGCGTCCGCGACTGAACCGATGGAGCTGACCGACATGCATAACGAAACGTCCGCGCGCTATGCGCGCTACCCGAGCCTCGCCGACCGCACCGTGCTGATCACCGGCGGCGCGACCGGCATCGGCGCGGCGTTCGTCGAACACTTCGCGGCGCAGGGCGCACGCGTCGCGTTCGTCGACCTCGACGCGGCCGCCGGTGCCGCGCTGGCGGACAGCCTCGCGCACGTGCGCCATGCGCCGCTGTTCATCCAGTGCGACCTGACCGACGTCGGCGCGCTGCGCCATGCGATCGACGCGATCCGCGCGCGCATCGGCGCGATCGCGGTGCTGGTGAACAACGCGGCGAACGACGCGCGCCACGCGATCGGCGACGTGACGCCCGAATCGTTCGACGCGGGCATCGCGGTGAACCTGCGTCACCAGTTCTTCGCCGCGCAGGCGGTGATCGACGACATGAAGCAGCAGGGCGGCGGCGCGATCATCAATCTCGGCTCGATCAGCTGGATGCTGAAGAACGGCGGTTATCCCGTCTACGCGATGGCGAAGGCGGCCGTGCAGGGGCTGACGCGCGGGCTCGCACGCGACCTCGGGCCGTTCGGCATCCGCGTGAATTCGCTGGTGCCGGGCTGGGTGATGACCGACAAGCAGCGCCGGCTGTGGCTCGACGACGCGGGCCGCGCGGCGATCAAGGCCGGCCAGTGCCTCGACGCCGAGCTGCTGCCCGCCGATCTCGCGCGCATGGCGCTGTTCCTCGCGGCCGACGACAGCCGGATGATCACCGCGCAGGACGTGATCGTCGACGGCGGCTGGGCCTGACCGTTCGCACGACCCGCATCGTTTCTTCGACGAAGGAGTTCATCATGACCGCCACGTCCTCGCGCGCATCGTCGTCCACCAGCCAGTCGCGCCGCGCGCGCCTGGCCGCCGCCGCGCAGCCGGTCAGCCCCGGCCCGCAGACGGCCGCCTTCGCGCAGGGCGTCGGCGCCG includes:
- a CDS encoding SDR family oxidoreductase is translated as MGRLAGKVAMVTGAGRGIGAAIARAFVREGAAVALVDVDLPQACATADAIAREIDGARVLPLYADVTRQDSVRDALAQAEASLGPLDVLVNNAGINVFADPLTMTDDDWRRCFAVDLDGVWHGCRAALEGMVERGRGSIVNIASTHAFRIIPGCFPYPVAKHGVLGLTRALGIEYAARNVRVNAIAPGYIETQLTRDWWDAQPDPAAARADTLALQPMKRIGRPEEVAMTAVFLASDEAPFINAACITVDGGRAALYHD
- the araG gene encoding L-arabinose ABC transporter ATP-binding protein AraG — its product is MSAALRFDNIGKVFPGVRALDGISFDVHAGEVHGLMGENGAGKSTLLKILGGEYQPDAGSVLVDGQHVQFANAAASIAAGIAVIHQELQYVPDLTVAENLLLGRLPNAFGWVRKREAKRYVRERLAAMGVDLDPDAKLGRLSIAQRQMVEICKALMRNARVIALDEPTSSLSHRETEVLFKLVDDLRAQGRALIYISHRMDEIYRLCNACTIFRDGRKIASHESLADVPRERLVAEMVGREISDIYHYAPRTLGDLRFSAEGIDGHALREPASFSVRAGEIVGFFGLVGAGRSELMRLVYGADHRRAGVLTLDGARIDVKRTGDAIRHGIVLCPEDRKEEGIIAIASVAENINISCRRHSLRARLFINRKAESETADRFIQRLKIKTPNRRQKIRFLSGGNQQKAILSRWLAEPDLKVVILDEPTRGIDVGAKHEIYDVIYRLAERGCAIVMVSSELPEVLGVSDRIVVMREGRIAGELPREQANEHAVLSLALPQTSAVEAA
- the araH gene encoding L-arabinose ABC transporter permease AraH; the protein is MQVNENLGSAAVKPAADALVPQQSDRQKWWQHLTEYSLIAIFAVMFITMSLTVDHFFSIDNMLGLALSISQIGMVACTMMFCLASRDFDLSIGSTVAFSGVLCAMVLNATDNTFVAIVAAVAAGAAIGFVNGAVIAYLRINALITTLATMEIVRGLGFIVSKGQAVGVSSDTFIALGGLTLFGVSLPIWVTLLCFIAFGVLLNQTVYGRNTLAIGGNPEASRLAGINVERTRVYIFLIQGAVTALAGVILASRITSGQPNAAQGFELNVISACVLGGVSLMGGRATISGVVIGVLIMGTVENVMNLLNIDAFYQYLVRGAILLAAVLLDQLKNRGVRD
- a CDS encoding SDR family NAD(P)-dependent oxidoreductase — encoded protein: MHNETSARYARYPSLADRTVLITGGATGIGAAFVEHFAAQGARVAFVDLDAAAGAALADSLAHVRHAPLFIQCDLTDVGALRHAIDAIRARIGAIAVLVNNAANDARHAIGDVTPESFDAGIAVNLRHQFFAAQAVIDDMKQQGGGAIINLGSISWMLKNGGYPVYAMAKAAVQGLTRGLARDLGPFGIRVNSLVPGWVMTDKQRRLWLDDAGRAAIKAGQCLDAELLPADLARMALFLAADDSRMITAQDVIVDGGWA